ATTAAATCATTGATCAATTAAATATATACTTGGAAGATCACACTCGATCATATCTTATTGGCCATTTGCATTGATTGTTTGTCCATACAAGCAAGTGTAACTATGTGttttttagttattttattttcttgccAATTGTATTGAATTTCATCATCATATTAATAAAATTAGAGATTCGactttcatttttaaattttttaatcaaTTACTGTAGTATCAAGAAACGGAAGGTGTGCGATCACATTGAATATGAAAGTCCTCTGCTCAATGTAAAACTAATCCAGTAAAAAAGATTAGCCCTTTTCTTCTAAATGGCTTGATTGCTGCAATATTGAGGGCTAGATGGTTAGAACAACTTTCACAGGTTTAATCCTACGACTAATTTAATGTCCATGATTATAAGCATTCAATTAAACTCAAGTTAAGTATTGCAATAGCATGTCAGCACCATCCTCATCACCTACATTTAACCACTTTCTATTTTGCACTTAATTGTCCATTTGACATTTaacaattggatggttaagattgtatgATCAGAGTTGTATTCAAAATCTACATCCACAGTGatgatctggatatctataaatCGTTGCATCGTGTGGAAGTACGAGCCACCCCCATTTCTAAAACGTTGATAAACTATCAGAGGAGTCTGGTTGATGCTTTTTTCCAGGGTTGTTCGATGCTCTGGCTCCCTTAGACGCTTGATACGCAAGCAATGAGAAACTGTGCAAAAGGCATATAAACTCAAAATTTTAAGCCGACAAAACTGTGGAAGTCACTGTTTCTAAGTCACAATCCTGAAATAAGATATAGCGAACAACCTTATCGTCTGAAATGGAACAATTTTTAACGTCCAATAAATGACCCCCAATCAGATGGTCAGCTAATCAAATAAATGTAAGTACTGTTTCACAGTATGTCTAAAAAGGGATTCACAATTTGGCAAGTTCAAGTTGAATTATTTGTATTCCAAGaattaagtgcatgtgtatcaaacGTCAAAgcctgccagagtattaaagtttttacttttattttatttatttatttattatttatttttatttttttaaagtatatCCTCTTATTAATGATCCCACCATGCAGCTAGCTCAATTCAACAATCTCCCAACCCAACTCAAAATATCATCCAAAGATTCATTTCGACATGCGAATGTGTAGTATACGGTGGTGCTTAGTctgcataagtggggcccatggtagtagatccaaaccgttgatagggTTAGAATTCACAAGGATCTTGATACCCAAAAATCTTTCTACCTATAAAGTTTGCCGTCCTTGTCAATTGATATTGTTAGTTGCTAAAGTTCTTCAGAACCGTCTATTTGCTTTTCATGATTCGAAGGGATAGGATGATCCCATTCGAATGGTTTTGGAGGCATAAACTAACCTTGATGTGTCCAATTGAATTAATGGTCTAGATAACCGAAACCTGGGCCCCACATATTTAGAATAAGATCCAAGGGGTCGAGGACATGATTCCTTCAGGATTCAGATTCTCCATTTCCCATTTAGCACGTGGAGCCGTGTTCAAAATGAAAACTACTTGTCTAAACAGACCATGATCGTTGGTCCACTGTACGTGTGGCGTACATGTGTGGAACCAGACTGGCCTTCCTCATACTGTTGGGTCCACCAGGGATGGAGCATGGTACGAAAACCACACTATAAGaagaatcctaaccatccaattcgtGGGCTGTCATATGGACGGGGGTGATCCGAATTCAAGACATCAAATCAGATGGTAAAAAGCATGCCAGTCATCCAAACCGTCACTATGGTGTGCCTCACACCGTAGGAGGGGAATGCTCCGGAAATCTCCTAGTTTCCCTATCTCCATTGAATATAAACCGTTGATCTATTTTCTGTTTAAATTGTGTAAATGAATGGTCCGATGCCAATGGGTTGGGATATTCCAAATCTCCCATCCATAGTCAACGTTTTAGACGGTGAATTCATTAGCCCCACATGCACAAAATCCAACTCATCACTCTAAAATACCTCTTATGATCAGATACACCTAATCCACAAACAGAACAGATGGTATCACCCACATGCAAACAAATCAGCTGACATAATCTGTGCGTGCATCAAGAGATTCCGTCTAATTcagtacaattttttttaaattcacaAATTCCTAGAAttaaatcttttttaaaaaatctactGAGGCTTCACGGCTAAGATTCCAGTGTTAGTTAAGCACCGTTTTAGAAATGGTAGTGAGTCTCTAACAGTAGGCATGGAAAAGTTTcacgatgatccagaccgtccaaaataTGGCCGAATTATGGACTGAGCATCCACCAAAAATTACTGAAGAGGGGATGGAATTTCTACTAATTTTTATTActgaccatccatttctcatcatcAACTGAAGGGTTAAATTCGTTTCTTGGTGAGTGAGATATTAACATGTGGTCCACTCAGAATGTGGCCCACAATTTGGTTGGTCTGGATTGTCTTTAAAAGAATGTCACATGAGAGGAGGATGGATCACCACCATTCTCAGAATAGCCCTAAACAATCATTCTAGTAGAAACTAAAATTTCTTCAGAATTcaaatatataaatgaaattaaaataacaCAATGAACCTACCACtaatttcttaaaatttacaCAGATTTACGTACTGAAATTACGAAAATACCAACACCATGAAAATCTTCACACCAAACCCCTACACTCgattgaaaaactctaaaattccaacaatcaataataaaaataaaaaagagtagAAATTCAAACTCAATCACATGAATTTCAAGCAGCACGTGCAAGGAGATGACGCGTGTCAGGAAAATCAGCTGGATCGATCCGGAACCGGCCTCTGACGAAGGATCTGGGAACGGTGATGGTCAAGACGCCGTCATCAAGGCCGGCGGAGATTCCGTCGAGATCAACACGCTCAGGGAGCCTGAACTTCCTCATGAAATTCATCGCCAGCTCCGTCGCTTCAGAGGTTCGCTCTGTTCGGATAATGAGGTATCGGGAATCTTCGACTTCGATTCTTATCTCCTCCTTCTTCACacctacaacaacaacaacaacaacaacc
This region of Magnolia sinica isolate HGM2019 chromosome 1, MsV1, whole genome shotgun sequence genomic DNA includes:
- the LOC131240007 gene encoding 15.4 kDa class V heat shock protein yields the protein MELNPVQPATWSFLLSSPFIFPPYNNILTVQNYVHWTETPESHLFSVNLPGVKKEEIRIEVEDSRYLIIRTERTSEATELAMNFMRKFRLPERVDLDGISAGLDDGVLTITVPRSFVRGRFRIDPADFPDTRHLLARAA